The DNA region CCTTTTTGGGAGATTTAGTATGCGACCATAAAGTATCTATATTTTCTCAATAATTTGAATACACTATTGTCTTTCAACATATTTTAAGGTGTTGATATAACTGGTTTTGTGCATGGCTGTGAACGCTATATCACTGTGTGATGTTTTGTGCATGGCTGTAAACACCAAGGTTGTGGACCTCATGCTCTAGGTTGAAAGTTGAGTCCAGTTTATGTTTCAAGATTTTAATGTCCAGAACCTCAATCAGAAAGTTGGCCGATTAAACTTTGTGATATCTAACAGTTGTTGTCTAGTTCATTTGTGTTATAACCTTAGCAGTAGTTCATATTCAGCTACCTCAAGTTTTAATTCACCCTGCTAATCTCATCCAGTAGCTATATTTTGCATCAATTCATTCATATCTTGAATGACAgcattatatattatatatgagTATATTTTAGATATTCCACAGAACCAGTACTTTCACACATCAAAGAGATATAACCATGCCAACATCTGAACCTGTTGATATTTAATAGGCTCTTCCACTTATTTAACATTGTGTATTTGTATTAGTTGCCTGATAAGTGTTTTGGTTGCTTTATCTAGGATGCAAGATGAATGAACCTTTCTCTTGGACAGCTACAGAGAAGCTAACAAGTTTATTTGTACTTTCAAGTTACTTCATGGAAAAATACATCGCTACTGTGCTGGTTCTTGTATTAGTGGACAGTTAGCATCTTCTTTGAATATAAACCTTTAAACAAACATGTGGAATTTAAAGGAGTTTTCTGGAGTGGTTACTTGAGTTAGCAAGTTTGTTCAAATATCAGCTGGTCGTTTTCTAATTGCTAACTGTTAAGTTATGGAACTTTATAATGCTGCATGCTCTGTATTGCTTTTCATCTCATACTTTTTCTGCGGAAGGATATGCtcttttcatctcaaattctttctTTGGAGTTATATGCAGACAGTGATAATTAGTAAATTTTGTCCTTATGCTACCAAACATGATTGTGCCTAATAATCTTGTGACTTGGGAACCTTTTACTCTTTCAATTTTGTTAACACGGCCTCTCATTGATCAAGTGAATAATTGGTGATATTGCCAATTTTCAGGGGTCGCCTTAAATCGCCATGGTCCCGGAGAAAAAGGAAGCATATACTCTCACCTCAGCAGTGGAAAAGTTTGTTCACTCCAGATGGAAAGCTCCGTGACAATGGAGTTAAATTCCTGAAAAAAGTTCGAAGCGGAGTGAGTTATGCTTACATATAGATGCAAGTTCTTATTTTTCTTCTCTTACGAAGAATCCTTTTTGAATTGTTGCTTGCCaaaatgaattaattgttgTAGTTGGTAActgcttgatttgattttatACCTTGCTTTGTGCAGGGTGTTGATCCTAGTATTAGGGGAGAGGTTTGGCCGTTTCTTCTCGGAGTGTAAGTTTACTCACTTCAGGAATAagatatctttttttttttttttttttttttaaaattaacttcatatatttataattacaaatcaactcctataacaaggtggaaagacaaattacgccacccagggttcgaactcgagacctccaagatggacgcggtatccagcaccctttaccactaggccaaggggcttggatttcaggaataagatatcTGAGTGGCAATGTTTTCTCATTTTCTGCTTGTGGATGAACATTGCATTAATAGTTTAATTTCTGTTTGTGAGATGTAAATAACTGAAGAGTAAGGGTAGACTAGGTTTCATGGACCTCCATTGCTTCTTGATGATTGTGTTTGCTTGTAATAAACCATTTGATTATTAATGTCTTTGAACATAGTTTTCGTGTTCCTTCTTTGGTCCAACAAAAGTTCCCCTTATCCAGTCCTTAGCTTTAATGTTTAGGATGTACTGACCTCACTTCCCCTTGTTGAGGGTTAGTGCCATCTCTGTCATCAACATGCGTTTGACATTACTAACATATATTTTGACCTGCCAATGTTTTGCTTTCAAGCTTATTTCTGTACATCAAGAATATGCATATGGCCTAGTCATAATGATTATGATCTCGACTTCTTTCTGCAGCTATGACCTGAGAAGTACCAAAGAAGAAAGAGATACTACTAAGGTCCAGAACAGGTACAGTCATACAAACATGAGTTTGTTACCCATGTAGTGGACTCTATTCATTctcttttacctttttttttaccaaaatcTCCCATCCATTTATATGTTTAACTTTAATAAGTCGATAAGGTTTGGCCGTAGATTTATTGGTTGTTACTTTATGCAGAAAGGAATATGAGAAACTACGGAGGCAGTGTCGCCAGCTCCTTAAACATATCAGTGAACCTTGTAAGTTAAATGCAAATGGTGAAACAAGCAATGCTGGTGGTGGAAGTATCACTGAAGAGGTGGATTCTCCTTGCTCTGAAGAGGTGGTGAGTGCCAGAGAATCCCTTTCGAGTGAGGAAGCATTCGATAATAATGAGGAGGAATGTCATACCACCAGCTCAATCATGAATGAATACGAGGGCTCAAAGAGAATTACAGATTCCAACGTCACCTCTGACTCAGAATCCTCAGAGTCTGAATCCTCAGATGATCCTGAATTAAGTCAAACTTTCGACGTAACAGAAAGCACACAGGACCAGGACCCTGAAAATGACCTCTCCTCAAAGGAGGATTCGTCTCCTTCAAGCACGGATGTTCAGTCTCAACCCTTCAGTAGGGAAAATTTTGCCACCTGGCAGCGAATTATCCGGCTAGATGCTATTCGGGCCAATGAGGATTGGATATCATACTCCCCATCACAGGCTACGGTGACAGATGCAAAAGCCCATCGCGCTGCTGAAGCAGCGAGGCTGAAGGATTACGAACATCTCATTCCTAGCAGGATCTTCCATGCTGCTCGTTTGGTAGCCATTCTTGAAGCCTATGCAATGTATGACCCTGAAATCGGCTATTGTCAGGGGATGAGTGATCTTCTTTCTCCTATAATAGCTGTGGTGACAGAGGACCATGAAGCTTTCTGGTGCTTTGTGGGTTTCATGAAGAAGGCTCGTCACAATTTCCGACTTGATGAAGTGGGAATCAGAAGGCAGCTGAACATCGTCTCAAAAATCATCAAGTACAAGGACTCACACCTCTACAGGCATCTCGAGGAACTCCAGGCTGAGGATTGCTTCTTCGTATACAGGATGGTGGTCGTGCTCTTTAGAAGGGAACTAACTTTCGACCAAACTCTATGCCTCTGGGAAGTCGTGTGGGCGGATCAGGCTGCAATCAGAGCTGGTATAGGGAAGTCTGCTTGGAGCAGGATCAGGCAGCGGGCCCCTCCAACCGATGATCTCTTGCTGTATGCAATTGCAGCTTCCGTCCTGCAAAGGAGGAAGCAAATCGTGGAAAAATACAACAGCATGGACGAGATTCTTAGGGAGTGCAACTCGATGGCAGGGCATCTCGATGTGTGGAAGCTTCTGGATGATGCGCACCACTTGGTTGTCAACCTCCATGACAAGATCGAGACTTGTTGAGTATGTAATTTTGTTCCCTCTAATTATTGCTAAGTCTATCGTGGAAGAATTTCTCTGTTAGTCGTTTCTTGGTAAGCAGCAAACTTTGGTGCTTGTTTTTGGGGAAGTAGCAAAGCTCTGAGGCAACTCGTAGTAGGGGTCTTTGATAGAGGCAATTTCCGAGTAGAAATCCTTGATTCCATCTGTATCTCTACAATTGGAAATTTTCTGCTGAAGCTTATTAATGTTATGACTCTATGCTTGCCTATTTAATTATCAACTTGCTAACACTGTGAGACCTTAAACGGTTGTTTTTGCCCTCTGCTTGTATCTACCTCTGATTATAGTTTCAGTTAAGAATCCTACAACGAAAAGGTGTTGGATGGTTTTTCTTATCACCTAAGCATTAAAACTACGTCATTTTAATGCTAGCTGCCATTGGATAGcgcaaataatgaatacaaaaatACTCAATCAAACATAACAACTTGCcaaatacttttattttattgggATGGACTTATTACTTGaaaattaatacattcaacATACACCCAAAAATATTGGATAGCGAGGGTGATAAAAGTTGAATCCTTAACAACTAAGAGGAGTTGAGAAGTAAGGGTATGCCTATATGAGTTGAGATGATTTCTCTTTGGTGTAGTGCCGGACGGCAAAGGCCAGACCCAAGATCAAGAGAGGCACGAGGAACTGCAAGATCCTGATGACAAAATCGGTGACTTGTTGGCGCTGTGGGCAGCAGATTGTTGCGGGGGTTGGGAGAAAGTGTGTTTCGAGGGAACTGTTGCCGGGTCTATCTCCCCAATGTAGTACTTGTCCATCATCTCACAAGCTTCATCGCTGTGCCCAATATCCTCGAAGTCATTGGTTGCATCTTACCCTGTAATGAGCGAACAATTTCAAGAACCCAACTTTGTCGAGTTTGATGACAACGATACGAGCATTGGAAAGATTATATTTACCTGTAGCTGATAGTAGAACTTCATCACCTCCGGGATGATCGTCCATGAATGGAATCACATCATAAACCTGAGGAGAATCCATTTAGCATACGCCATCTTCGTGTTAGTATACTATGCTATCTCTTGAAAGattaatgaacatacaaattaACTCAAACGTAAATGCAACCAAACACTCAACATTTTAGCAGATTTTAGATGCCCGTAACAGGGTAGAACCAAATTAAAGATTACTGTAAACCTCATACTTATCTCAACCAATCAaccgaactctctctctcacgaAGACAAGCTTCATCTTTGCTCCATTTTGTATAATCAGGTTTCCATCTGTGCTGCTTCAAGAGTTTCATCTAAGCTATACAGTTAAACAAATCTTCTACacgtttctctctctttccctctcTAAATCATTTGAAAGCTAAAAATACCATAACATGAAGCTACATACTAGCAACAAAACAAACTCCCAAATCATACAGAAGAAAATCGAGGATCACAATCTTTCACCAACATGACTTTTattgaattgataaaattaacaaaaaaagcTTCACATATCAGATTGACAAACTTAGGATACTTGATTAAGTTCAATAGCAATTTTGATCGCATGAATAAGTGAAAAACCGAAAGCAGCATCCGATTAACGGTCAAACCTCAAAACCTCCAGGAAACCGATTttcattgaaaattttaaaataaattaataacgcATGGAGTCCTAATTTTTGTTGCAACGAAAACGAAtcaaatgtatttttttaatcgaAACTTTCCACACTGATAACGAGCCAACAATCCTTCGTCTTATTATGCTTCGCAACTTCCTCAAACACGTGAAGCTTTGGATCTGACGACATTATTTCCCCACGCAACTCTGCACAAAATTCtcacaatcacaatcaaaattCTCCACGACCAACACACAACAGACATGGAAAACCGACGATCCAAAAGCAATTACGCAGAAAAAGGTAGAATCTCAGAAAGAAATGGAGCGAGAGGAGCTTACCAGAGAGATAACGTTTGACTGTGTGACAGGATTGACTCTATCTGTATGCAGGTGAATCGACTGTGGAGTATTGAAATCATCGAAGATATATAGTTGTGCTGAATTTATCAGTTGGTCCTTAAACTCATTAAATTTCACTTTTTGGGCATGGGGGGCCCACGCGTGTGGTCTGCTAGAAATTGGAATTTTAGCTAATTTATGTAACTATTTTATACTATCAAACAAAAATGtcgaaaattttaattaaaatatatagtagtagCTAATAAAACAGCTGACTTAACAATATATAATTGTGTGCTCACATTTATAAATGTACTTTTTATTAAATGCAAGAATCATCTTCTAAATTTAAGTAGTACTCCATACTAGTAGTTCTTTTACATTTGCATGTAACAGAAATCtacattttgatttttaatatttaatattttatctgTCCCAATTTAAATGATAGTAATACTTTTTTTGTTACAGGAATTAAGAAATTGTTGTTAAGTGAATTAAGttgataaataataaaatatgagataaataaaatagagagagagagaagaaaaaataagtTTTGTCAAAATAGGAATTATGTCAACTAGTACGCATCACTTATCTTGGAATAAATGGTGTAATTTTTGTATCTCttcctaaaatataaaaatattcatgTATTGTAAATGTAATGGTGTGAATTGATTAAATCGTAAACGGCATTGAAAAGGGCTTCATCTAAAATTTTACTACtattcataatttttaatataattataattatttaatgtcAACCTCCATAAATGTTCTACTCCTACAATTAAAAGAgtcaatttgtttttattttggtaCAATGATCCATGTGGTTTAAGAAAACATTGTCAAATAAATAGTCCAATGTGTGAATGCTAGTGTGATTCAAATCTCCATTGTATTACATTACATACATAAATTCAAATATTAGTATAGTGCATATACCATTGTGCCTCGAGTTTTGGTAAAAGATACTAGCAAGTATGTTTTGTTAATGAagattgaatttatttattttatatctaCCATCATCGCCAAAACTTTGATTATTCCATATCTATTTACACTCTGATTTTGCAATTAGCTAATACAATCTATCATCTAACAATCCTATGATGTTTTCCCAGGAAAGAAATTCATACAAATTGGTGGATTGATCTTTGCCAAA from Salvia splendens isolate huo1 chromosome 9, SspV2, whole genome shotgun sequence includes:
- the LOC121748466 gene encoding rab GTPase-activating protein 22-like isoform X2 gives rise to the protein MRALRRSHTSSKSSSPSSNTSSSPPSSSWIHLRSVLFIVASSNSSPASCSSSSSDRGRLKSPWSRRKRKHILSPQQWKSLFTPDGKLRDNGVKFLKKVRSGGVDPSIRGEVWPFLLGVYDLRSTKEERDTTKVQNRKEYEKLRRQCRQLLKHISEPCKLNANGETSNAGGGSITEEVDSPCSEEVVSARESLSSEEAFDNNEEECHTTSSIMNEYEGSKRITDSNVTSDSESSESESSDDPELSQTFDVTESTQDQDPENDLSSKEDSSPSSTDVQSQPFSRENFATWQRIIRLDAIRANEDWISYSPSQATVTDAKAHRAAEAARLKDYEHLIPSRIFHAARLVAILEAYAMYDPEIGYCQGMSDLLSPIIAVVTEDHEAFWCFVGFMKKARHNFRLDEVGIRRQLNIVSKIIKYKDSHLYRHLEELQAEDCFFVYRMVVVLFRRELTFDQTLCLWEVVWADQAAIRAGIGKSAWSRIRQRAPPTDDLLLYAIAASVLQRRKQIVEKYNSMDEILRECNSMAGHLDVWKLLDDAHHLVVNLHDKIETC
- the LOC121748466 gene encoding rab GTPase-activating protein 22-like isoform X1, giving the protein MVENQQGVSHLPRGRFVIPRIHPMLAGGAAAVQAIGSRIGDLSSVVFIGGGGGGGFWRDAASNGGLTLAFTAFAGLALAAAVFYTSRGRLKSPWSRRKRKHILSPQQWKSLFTPDGKLRDNGVKFLKKVRSGGVDPSIRGEVWPFLLGVYDLRSTKEERDTTKVQNRKEYEKLRRQCRQLLKHISEPCKLNANGETSNAGGGSITEEVDSPCSEEVVSARESLSSEEAFDNNEEECHTTSSIMNEYEGSKRITDSNVTSDSESSESESSDDPELSQTFDVTESTQDQDPENDLSSKEDSSPSSTDVQSQPFSRENFATWQRIIRLDAIRANEDWISYSPSQATVTDAKAHRAAEAARLKDYEHLIPSRIFHAARLVAILEAYAMYDPEIGYCQGMSDLLSPIIAVVTEDHEAFWCFVGFMKKARHNFRLDEVGIRRQLNIVSKIIKYKDSHLYRHLEELQAEDCFFVYRMVVVLFRRELTFDQTLCLWEVVWADQAAIRAGIGKSAWSRIRQRAPPTDDLLLYAIAASVLQRRKQIVEKYNSMDEILRECNSMAGHLDVWKLLDDAHHLVVNLHDKIETC